In Carya illinoinensis cultivar Pawnee chromosome 10, C.illinoinensisPawnee_v1, whole genome shotgun sequence, one DNA window encodes the following:
- the LOC122279976 gene encoding heavy metal-associated isoprenylated plant protein 45-like, translated as MFRRRARRAQFSDAISIVELLVHMDCEGCEKRVRRAISKIQGVDSLDIDMDKQKVTVTGYVEQRKVLKMVRRTGRKAEFWPFPYDSEYYPYASQYLDESTYSSSYNYYRHGFNESVHGYFSDQAYDTVPDQTVHLFSDDNVHAYCSIM; from the exons ATGTTTAGGAGGAGAGCTAGAAGGGCACAATTTTCTGATGCCATCTCT ATTGTGGAACTTCTGGTGCATATGGATTGTGAAGGATGCGAAAAGAGAGTTCGGAGAGCAATCTCGAAAATACAAG GGGTTGATAGCTTGGATATAGACATGGACAAGCAAAAGGTGACGGTGACGGGATACGTTGAGCAGAGGAAGGTGCTGAAGATGGTGAGAAGAACAGGAAGGAAGGCAGAGTTTTGGCCATTCCCATACGACAGCGAATACTATCCTTATGCATCCCAGTACTTAGACGAGTCTACCTACTCTTCTTCCTATAATTACTACCGCCATGGCTTTAACGAAAGCGTGCACGGTTACTTCTCTGACCAAGCCTACGACACTGTGCCCGATCAAACTGTCCATCTTTTCAGTGATGACAATGTTCATGCCTACTGCAGTATTATGTGA
- the LOC122279888 gene encoding protein sym-1-like isoform X1 has translation MVPNPASLTLKSSFLHRFVGFSRRPTSLSGHPTRTPVKQVQMRGYLSCSSCQSYSSPLNSGHGAVLQNLRRSEMGLRQLGLGLTHFRVSAVPDGVPGGTGGFGGSGDGNSRGRGEGGAGSDGDGGNNWSLLSWYMALLAKYPVSTKALTSALLTLIGDLICQLVIDQVPSLDWKRTFLFTLLGLVLVGPTLHFWYLYLSRLVTLPGASGAFLRLLLDQFLFSPIFIGVFLATLVTLEGRPSLAIPKLQQEWFSAVLANWKLWIPFQFLNFRFVPQQFQVLAANFIAVVWNVVLSFIAHKEILPRKDNP, from the exons ATGGTTCCAAATCCAGCGTCACTTACCCTCAAATCCTCATTTTTACACCGTTTCGTAGGGTTCTCTCGTAGACCCACTTCGCTTTCTGGACACCCGACCCGGACTCCCGTAAAACAAGTCCAGATGAGGGGCTATCTGAGTTGTTCTTCGTGCCAGTCTTACTCTTCTCCGCTGAATTCTGGTCATGGAGCTGTGCTTCAGAATTTGCGTCGTTCTGAAATGGGACTCAGGCAACTGGGTCTGGGTCTTACCCATTTCCGGGTTTCTGCCGTCCCGGATGGAGTGCCCGGCGGGACAGGTGGGTTTGGGGGTTCCGGTGATGGGAATTCTCGTGGGAGAGGTGAAGGCGGTGCTGGCAGTGACGGTGACGGTGGAAATAACTGGTCCTTGCTGTCGTG GTATATGGCTCTTCTTGCAAAGTATCCTGTGTCAACAAAAGCTCTGACATCTGCGCTTTTAACTTTAATTGGAGATTTGATCTGCCAG CTTGTGATTGATCAAGTGCCATCACTAGACTGGAAAAGGACATTCCTGTTTACTCTGTTGGGCCTGGTGTTAGTGGGTCCCACATTGCATTTCTG gtatttatatttgagtagATTGGTAACATTGCCTGGAGCTTCAGGTGCATTCTTGCGCCTTCTACTGGATCAG TTCCTCTTTTCTCCTATATTTATTGGAGTTTTCTTAGCCACGTTGGTGACACTGGAAGGAAGGCCATCGCTAGCTATACCGAAGCTTCAGCAG gaGTGGTTCTCTGCTGTTCTTGCAAATTGGAAGTTGTGGATACCTTTCCAATTTCTCAACTTCAGATTTGTACCCCAGCAATTCCAGGTCCTTGCTGCTAATTTTAttgctgtagtgtggaatgtTGTTCTCTCCTTTATTGCACACAAGGAGATTCTTCCAAGAAAAGACAATCCCTAG
- the LOC122278005 gene encoding chaperone protein dnaJ 72, whose translation MLLMTAMEDHYKILGLNRNATKDEIKEAFRKLAVKFHPDKHSQSPNSVRENATLKFKQVSEAYEVLSDDRKRTHYDFRSRSGSGAGPSTTGGYGYGYGYNHYYYNSHSNYRGWNGKAYGSSRFESALQFLTTRAFLRNLGFAGALLGGMFVTDISMEALWKRNNSGKSFQEAIDSIKKLKEAMEDVEDATESTQKVKIHEATVPFEKADGHAKRS comes from the exons ATGCTATTGATGACGGCGATGGAAGATCATTACAAGATTCTGGGGTTGAACAGAAACGCCACCAAAGACGAAATCAAAGAGGCCTTCAGAAAATTGGCAGTTAAGTTTCACCCGGACAAGCACTCTCAGTCCCCCAATTCCGTTCGTGAAAATGCCACTCTCAAATTCAAGCAGGTTTCCGAGGCCTACGAGGTCCTCAGCGATGATCGTAAGCGTACCCATTACGATTTCCGCTCTCGTTCTGGTTCTGGCGCTGGACCGAGCACAACGGGTGGTTATGGCTATGGTTATGGCTATAACCATTATTATTATAACAGTCATAGTAACTATCGTGGCTGGAATGGGAAAGCTTATGGATCATCGAGATTTGAGTCTGCGCTTCAGTTTCTTACAACCCGTGCGTTTCTTCGCAATCTTGGCTTTGCAGG TGCATTGTTAGGTGGAATGTTCGTGACAGATATAAGCATGGAGGCCTTATGGAAGAGGAACAACTCTGGG AAATCATTTCAAGAAGCCATTGATTCAATTAAGAAACTCAAAGAAGCTATGGAGGATGTCGAAGATGCCACCGAATCCACTCAGAAAGTCAAAATTCATGAGGCCACGGTGCCTTTTGAGAAGGCCGATGGTCACGCAAAGAGGTCTTGA
- the LOC122280014 gene encoding calmodulin-binding protein 25, which produces MASSKNLASVEPWTFRSAFADPWIPEAFALDTESITRALEKSLTEGNLDFLPTDTVSPLFNPANPDTAPTTPTVSGLSGGSEPDTATQKRQRNAIPTAGGKISKRKSRASKRSQTTFIAADAANFRHMVQQVTGVRLGNSHVPVVPILKPEPQRPGGRIPGAGCLPTLDTSAFLLDHHQQQQTVRPNSAAGAVSTGVSGTGPLSFGTNMALADGSGVGGLDFDTFPSFPTLESWKVV; this is translated from the coding sequence ATGGCGTCGTCAAAGAATTTGGCAAGTGTCGAACCTTGGACCTTCCGTTCTGCCTTTGCGGACCCCTGGATCCCCGAAGCTTTTGCTCTAGACACCGAGAGCATCACCAGGGCTCTCGAGAAATCGCTCACCGAGGGCAACCTCGACTTTCTGCCCACCGATACCGTCTCTCCCTTGTTCAATCCCGCAAATCCCGACACAGCGCCAACCACACCAACCGTTTCGGGTCTCTCCGGAGGCTCCGAACCAGATACCGCCACCCAGAAACGCCAACGTAACGCGATCCCCACGGCAGGTGGCAAAATTTCCAAACGGAAGTCGCGTGCTTCGAAGAGGTCCCAGACGACCTTCATCGCGGCAGATGCGGCCAACTTCCGCCACATGGTACAACAGGTGACCGGCGTGAGACTCGGTAACTCGCATGTGCCAGTCGTACCGATCCTGAAGCCAGAGCCCCAGAGACCCGGGGGCCGTATTCCGGGGGCGGGATGCTTGCCGACCCTCGATACGTCGGCGTTTCTGTTGGACCATCACCAGCAGCAGCAGACAGTACGACCCAACTCAGCTGCTGGAGCCGTGAGTACTGGGGTTTCTGGGACTGGCCCACTCTCCTTTGGAACGAATATGGCTTTAGCTGATGGCAGCGGTGTTGGTGGGTTAGATTTTGACACTTTTCCGAGCTTTCCCACCTTAGAATCGTGGAAAGTCGTATGA
- the LOC122279888 gene encoding protein sym-1-like isoform X2: MRGYLSCSSCQSYSSPLNSGHGAVLQNLRRSEMGLRQLGLGLTHFRVSAVPDGVPGGTGGFGGSGDGNSRGRGEGGAGSDGDGGNNWSLLSWYMALLAKYPVSTKALTSALLTLIGDLICQLVIDQVPSLDWKRTFLFTLLGLVLVGPTLHFWYLYLSRLVTLPGASGAFLRLLLDQFLFSPIFIGVFLATLVTLEGRPSLAIPKLQQEWFSAVLANWKLWIPFQFLNFRFVPQQFQVLAANFIAVVWNVVLSFIAHKEILPRKDNP; encoded by the exons ATGAGGGGCTATCTGAGTTGTTCTTCGTGCCAGTCTTACTCTTCTCCGCTGAATTCTGGTCATGGAGCTGTGCTTCAGAATTTGCGTCGTTCTGAAATGGGACTCAGGCAACTGGGTCTGGGTCTTACCCATTTCCGGGTTTCTGCCGTCCCGGATGGAGTGCCCGGCGGGACAGGTGGGTTTGGGGGTTCCGGTGATGGGAATTCTCGTGGGAGAGGTGAAGGCGGTGCTGGCAGTGACGGTGACGGTGGAAATAACTGGTCCTTGCTGTCGTG GTATATGGCTCTTCTTGCAAAGTATCCTGTGTCAACAAAAGCTCTGACATCTGCGCTTTTAACTTTAATTGGAGATTTGATCTGCCAG CTTGTGATTGATCAAGTGCCATCACTAGACTGGAAAAGGACATTCCTGTTTACTCTGTTGGGCCTGGTGTTAGTGGGTCCCACATTGCATTTCTG gtatttatatttgagtagATTGGTAACATTGCCTGGAGCTTCAGGTGCATTCTTGCGCCTTCTACTGGATCAG TTCCTCTTTTCTCCTATATTTATTGGAGTTTTCTTAGCCACGTTGGTGACACTGGAAGGAAGGCCATCGCTAGCTATACCGAAGCTTCAGCAG gaGTGGTTCTCTGCTGTTCTTGCAAATTGGAAGTTGTGGATACCTTTCCAATTTCTCAACTTCAGATTTGTACCCCAGCAATTCCAGGTCCTTGCTGCTAATTTTAttgctgtagtgtggaatgtTGTTCTCTCCTTTATTGCACACAAGGAGATTCTTCCAAGAAAAGACAATCCCTAG